A single Ignavibacteriales bacterium DNA region contains:
- a CDS encoding pectate lyase: MISAQVPAFPGAEGYGRYTTGGRGGVVVEVTNLNDSGPGSFRAALRMKVPRTVIFKVSGTIVLHSELQVDYGNLTIAGQTAPGEGICISGNRTTLNADNIIIRFMRFRQGDETGVPEDAITAMNCKNVIIDHCSMSWGIDEVGSFYDNENFTLQWSIIAEALNNSIHPKGEHGYGGIWGGVNATFHHNLLAHNASRNPRFNGARTGTEKSDELVDYRNNVIYNWGHNSAYGGEGGRYNMVNNYYKPGPASKKEDRIVEPSNNEGRWYIYGNFVEGSPAISADNWSGGVQGRYADDEEIRSAVPFGSEAIVTDTPGEAFRKVLRFAGALLPARDEADARILAEVRDGNVSVRDGIINSQTEVGGFPVLSSETAPADSDKDGIPDDWEKKNRLNPSDKNDGAQLHESGYTWLEIYLNELAKDIYKE; this comes from the coding sequence ATGATCTCCGCTCAAGTGCCTGCTTTTCCCGGAGCTGAGGGATACGGCAGATATACAACCGGCGGCAGAGGAGGTGTTGTGGTTGAGGTTACGAATCTTAATGACAGCGGTCCTGGTTCTTTCAGGGCTGCTCTCAGGATGAAGGTGCCTCGTACTGTGATATTCAAAGTGTCGGGAACCATTGTGCTTCATTCTGAACTTCAGGTTGACTATGGCAATCTCACCATCGCGGGGCAGACAGCACCCGGTGAAGGTATTTGTATATCCGGCAACCGCACCACTTTGAATGCTGACAATATTATTATCCGTTTTATGCGTTTCAGACAGGGGGATGAAACCGGGGTGCCGGAAGACGCAATAACTGCCATGAATTGTAAGAATGTAATTATTGATCACTGTTCCATGAGCTGGGGTATTGATGAAGTGGGATCATTTTATGATAATGAAAACTTTACACTGCAATGGAGTATTATTGCGGAAGCGCTCAATAATTCAATCCATCCGAAAGGAGAACACGGATACGGCGGTATCTGGGGAGGCGTTAATGCAACATTTCATCACAACCTGCTCGCCCATAACGCAAGCCGTAATCCCCGCTTTAATGGTGCACGTACCGGTACCGAAAAATCTGATGAACTGGTTGACTACCGTAATAACGTCATTTATAACTGGGGACATAACAGCGCTTACGGCGGTGAAGGCGGACGCTACAACATGGTGAATAATTATTATAAACCGGGTCCGGCTTCAAAAAAGGAGGACAGAATAGTTGAACCTTCAAACAATGAGGGAAGATGGTATATATACGGAAACTTTGTTGAAGGGTCGCCTGCAATCAGTGCCGATAACTGGAGCGGAGGAGTTCAGGGCAGGTACGCAGATGATGAAGAAATCCGTTCTGCAGTACCTTTCGGAAGTGAAGCGATAGTCACAGACACTCCTGGTGAAGCTTTCAGAAAAGTACTGCGTTTTGCGGGTGCTCTGCTTCCCGCTAGGGATGAAGCTGATGCAAGAATTCTGGCTGAGGTACGGGATGGTAACGTGAGTGTGAGGGACGGAATTATCAATTCGCAGACAGAAGTAGGCGGATTTCCGGTACTCTCATCTGAAACTGCCCCTGCAGATTCCGATAAGGATGGTATCCCGGATGACTGGGAAAAAAAGAACAGACTGAATCCTTCAGATAAGAATGACGGCGCTCAATTGCATGAAAGCGGATATACCTGGCTGGAAATCTATCTGAATGAACTCGCGAAAGATATTTACAAGGAATAG